cctatcccctacttctatTGCAATGCTAAGGTGTTGTTtgtaatactctatggctcgcttaaaattgcccagactgagataagcgttgccgagatgaCCATTggccctgcccccccccccccccccccggccctatcccctacttccattgcaatgctaagatcttgttcGTAATACTTTATGGcacgcttaaaattgcccagactgagataagcgttgccgagattaccattggccttgccctccccggccctatcccctacttccattgcaatgctaagatgttgttcgaaatactctatggcttgcttaaaattccccagactgagataagcgttgccgagattaccattggccttgccctccccgtccctatcccctacttccattgcaatgctaagatcttgttcgtaatactctatggctcgcttgaaattgcccagactgagataagcgttgccgagattaccattggccttgccctccccggccctatcccctgcTTCCATTGCAATgttaagatgttgttcgtaatactctatggctcgcttaaaattgcccagactccGATAAGCGATGCCGATATTACCATTGGCCTTGCCCTCcgcggccctatcccctacttccattgcaatgttaagatgttgttcgtaatactctatggctcgcttaaagtTGCCCAgattgtgataagcgttgccaagattaccattggcccctccctccccggtcctatcccctacttctattgcaatgctaagatgttgtttgtaatactctatggctcgcttaaaattgcccagactgagataagcgttgccgagattaccattggccttgccctccccgtccctatcccctacttccattgcaatgctaagatgttgttcgcaatactctatggcttgcttaaaattccccagactgagataagcgttTCCGAGTTTACCATTGgccttgccctccccggccctatcccctagtTTTTTTGCAATACTTAGTTGTTGCTTGAGGTACTTTCtggcctttttaaaatttcccagaCTGTGACAAGCGTTGGCGAGATTGCCACAGACTTTTTCCTCTCCAGCACTGAAacctatttctttaaaaatccttaatgcttctgtgtaatcCCTCTTAGCGTGTTCAAAATAGGCCAAGCCATGATAATAATCGCCTAAATTCAAATATGCAATACCCTCCCCTTTTCTGTTTCCCTCTTTTCTGGAAACGCTAAGCTCTTGTATATGCTGCTCAAAAACCTTCTTCTTTTTGTCTGCCATTCTTGATTACAAGAACTCTTGAGAACAAGGAAGGTCGTCTTTGAAAGAGAGGGCACTCCTTGAAAAATACGAAAGAAAGCATGAGGAATTCAATGCACTTTTCACAAATGCTGCAGGTACGTAGCCATACCAACACTAAAGAGACCGCCGGTCATTATGAGTCTAACAAAGACAATTTTCTGCTGTTGACGTCAAActctttacttcttttgttgagCCCTTTGTCtgatttaaactgaatttttaaagaaagaatTGACCGCACAAAATAGACGTATTTAAATGGCATAAATTTGTCCCATATCAGACCTAACTCAGCCAAAGCAATACTGTTGTCTTTTTGTCATCATATTTTcctgatcaaatcaaattgctcGTGTGATACGACTGTTTAAAGCTGGTTGTCAATCACTTTTTGTGACATACAGACTGCTCTAAATGTCCCATGGATTCTCAAAGTTGCTCTAGAAAGTAATTATCTATAACCGTCTTGTAAGTGGCTTAAATAAATTACAGCACATTTACATTACACCACATCATCACAGTATACATTACACTAAGTTTACGTTTTCTCTACTTTTCGTATTACTAACATTTTACCACTGATTGACCTGTACAAGACGTCATCTTGCGCTTGATGGCAGTGAACATGCCGTAGGTGtgtgtttatttacattataagACCTTTATTACGGTGGATAGAAAAAAATCTGCTTCATAAACGTGAATACTAAGGTGTCCATTACGTCGGCGTAATTTGTTTGGTTTCACGTCCATTGATATATGCACCCGGGCTCCGAAAGGATCGATTCTCGTTcccttatttttcttatcctaCGTTCATGACTTCAGAGATGTATTCAACTACCAGACCtgattttatttgcaattgCTGATATGACGATGCTAGTCTCTTAGGTCTGATTATTTGGTTACCTAGTTCAAGGCAAAACTTTCGGGAAACTAATTCTTTATTCTATTTAAGCATTGAGAGAAAAGACGTCATTTTTCAATGCAAATCTGCATAAATTATTAAAGAACTGAACAAATCCTTTCTTGGAAACCCCGTATTTCTCAATTGGCTTGCAAAATCTCTGAATCCTACAGCATTTAATTTCAGATACAGTTCCTTTTCTAAATTCTGTTTAAGAACTCTGTATTACTGTTTAGTTTATCCTTATGgtcattattgtattattgtgcaTATACAAATCCAATCTTCGTAGTCTTGTCTCTTTGCAAAGCGTACAGTCAAAATAATTCCTAAATCAATCACTCAGACCCAATCTTCAAAGAAATAGAACTATCAAATTTTCGGATATTAGATTACAAGAACTGGGTAAATTTATGTATTCTTATGAACATTCTCTTCCAAAAAGGTTCTATTCATAATTTTCTATTGAAAACCACGTCTATGACTTTTTCACTAGATTTGAAAAATGATTTTCACCTTCAACTCCGTAAAACTATTCTTCGCAACTTCCACTACCTTCTAAGTACTAGAAAGCTTGTGGCAGAAGAAACTGATGCATAATTCCTTTTTTTGCCATGGAAAcacgaaataaacaaaactaaagcCTTAGAATACCCTTCAGATTTATCAAATTGTATGGCACCCACTTTGAAATAGGGA
This portion of the Montipora capricornis isolate CH-2021 chromosome 11, ASM3666992v2, whole genome shotgun sequence genome encodes:
- the LOC138023171 gene encoding G-protein-signaling modulator 2-like — its product is MADKKKKVFEQHIQELSVSRKEGNRKGEGIAYLNLGDYYHGLAYFEHAKRDYTEALRIFKEIGFSAGEEKVCGNLANACHSLGNFKKARKYLKQQLSIAKKLGDRAGEGKANGKLGNAYLSLGNFKQAIEYCEQHLSIAMEVGDRDGEGKANGNLGNAYLSLGNFKRAIEYYKQHLSIAIEVGDRTGEGGANGNLGNAYHNLGNFKRAIEYYEQHLNIAMEVGDRAAEGKANGNIGIAYRSLGNFKRAIEYYEQHLNIAMEAGDRAGEGKANGNLGNAYLSLGNFKRAIEYYEQDLSIAMEVGDRDGEGKANGNLGNAYLSLGNFKQAIEYFEQHLSIAMEVGDRAGEGKANGNLGNAYLSLGNFKRAIKYYEQDLSIAMEVGDRAGGGGGGAGPMVISATLISVWAILSEP